A stretch of Bradyrhizobium sp. CCBAU 53338 DNA encodes these proteins:
- a CDS encoding pyridoxine 5'-phosphate synthase: MPASPLRLGVNIDHVATVRNARGGRHPDPVRAALLAIEAGADGITAHLREDRRHIRDEDMARLKAEISKPLNFEMAATDDMMRISLATKPHAVCLVPERRQEVTTEGGLDVVGQHNALAPYIARLNDAGIRVSLFIAADPAQIEMAARLRAPVIEIHTGAWCDAVTDGHTDKAEAEWQRIVAGVKVATVAGLEVHAGHGLDYATAEKIAALSEIMELNIGYYMIGEALFVGLAETVRKMRAAMDRGRSRA, translated from the coding sequence ATGCCCGCATCTCCGCTTCGCCTCGGCGTCAACATCGACCATGTCGCGACCGTCCGTAACGCTCGCGGCGGCCGCCATCCCGATCCGGTCCGCGCCGCGCTGCTGGCGATCGAGGCCGGTGCCGACGGCATCACCGCGCATTTGCGCGAGGATCGCCGGCACATCCGCGACGAGGACATGGCGCGGCTGAAGGCGGAGATCTCCAAGCCGCTGAACTTCGAGATGGCGGCCACCGACGACATGATGCGGATCTCGCTCGCGACCAAGCCGCATGCCGTCTGCCTGGTGCCGGAGCGCCGTCAGGAGGTGACGACCGAGGGCGGATTGGACGTAGTCGGCCAGCACAACGCGCTCGCGCCCTATATAGCGCGGCTCAATGATGCCGGAATCCGCGTCTCCCTGTTCATTGCCGCCGACCCGGCGCAGATCGAGATGGCGGCGCGGCTGCGCGCGCCCGTGATCGAGATCCACACCGGCGCGTGGTGCGACGCCGTCACCGACGGCCACACCGACAAGGCTGAAGCCGAATGGCAGCGGATCGTGGCGGGCGTGAAGGTCGCGACGGTGGCGGGGCTGGAAGTCCATGCCGGACATGGCCTCGACTATGCGACCGCGGAGAAGATCGCCGCGCTGTCCGAGATCATGGAGCTCAACATCGGTTACTACATGATCGGCGAGGCGCTGTTCGTCGGTCTTGCCGAGACGGTGCGCAAGATGCGCGCGGCGATGGATCGGGGCCGGAGCCGGGCATGA
- the acpS gene encoding holo-ACP synthase, translating to MIIGIGSDLIDITRVAKVIERHGERFLDRIFTAAERAKAERRAKNERMVVATYAKRFAAKEACSKALGTGIRQGVWWRDMGVVNLPGGRPSMRLTGGALARLQALTPEGFEAQIDLSITDDWPLAQAFVIISAVPMAKP from the coding sequence ATGATCATCGGCATCGGCTCCGATCTCATCGACATTACCCGCGTGGCCAAGGTGATCGAGCGCCATGGCGAGCGCTTTCTCGACCGCATCTTCACCGCGGCCGAGCGGGCCAAGGCGGAGCGCCGGGCCAAGAACGAGAGGATGGTGGTGGCGACCTACGCCAAGCGCTTTGCCGCCAAGGAGGCCTGCTCCAAGGCGCTCGGCACCGGCATCCGGCAGGGCGTCTGGTGGCGCGATATGGGGGTGGTCAACCTGCCCGGGGGCCGGCCGTCCATGCGGCTGACCGGGGGCGCGCTGGCCCGGCTCCAGGCCCTGACGCCAGAGGGGTTCGAGGCCCAGATTGATCTATCGATCACCGACGACTGGCCGCTCGCGCAGGCCTTCGTGATCATTTCCGCCGTCCCGATGGCCAAGCCCTGA
- the lepB gene encoding signal peptidase I, which produces MSVTSGTKTESGVGETVRVVIHALLIALVIRTFLFQPFNIPSGSMKATLLVGDYLFVSKYSYGYSHYSIPLSPPLFSGRIWGSDPNRGDIVVFRLPKDDTTDYIKRVIGLPGDRIQMKDGLLYINDTPVERQRMSEYVGEDPCGSEGGGISRVKRWKETLPNGVSYETLDCADNGYMDNTNVYTVPPGHFFMMGDNRDNSTDSRFLGQVGYVPRENLIGRAQMIFFSIGEGEHAWMFWRWPWAVRWNRFFKIVR; this is translated from the coding sequence ATGAGCGTGACTTCGGGAACGAAAACTGAAAGCGGCGTCGGCGAAACGGTCCGGGTCGTTATCCACGCTCTCCTGATCGCGCTGGTGATCCGCACCTTCCTGTTCCAGCCGTTCAACATCCCCTCCGGCTCGATGAAGGCGACACTGCTGGTCGGCGACTATCTGTTCGTCTCGAAATATTCCTACGGCTACAGCCACTACTCGATCCCGCTCTCGCCGCCGCTGTTCTCGGGACGGATCTGGGGCTCGGATCCGAACCGCGGCGACATCGTCGTGTTCCGGCTGCCCAAGGACGACACCACCGACTACATCAAACGCGTGATCGGCCTGCCCGGCGACCGCATCCAGATGAAAGACGGGCTGCTCTACATCAACGACACCCCGGTCGAGCGCCAGCGCATGAGCGAGTATGTCGGCGAGGATCCCTGCGGCTCCGAGGGCGGCGGAATCTCGCGCGTGAAGCGCTGGAAGGAAACGCTGCCGAACGGCGTTTCCTACGAGACGCTCGATTGCGCGGACAACGGCTACATGGACAACACCAACGTCTACACGGTGCCGCCCGGCCATTTCTTCATGATGGGCGACAACCGCGACAACTCCACCGACAGCCGCTTCCTCGGCCAGGTCGGCTACGTGCCGCGGGAGAACTTGATCGGCCGCGCCCAGATGATCTTCTTCTCGATCGGCGAGGGTGAGCACGCCTGGATGTTCTGGCGCTGGCCGTGGGCGGTGCGCTGGAATCGCTTCTTCAAAATCGTCCGATGA
- the rnc gene encoding ribonuclease III, with the protein MKDEAKDITTQPIEAQAAPEGEAATKTLAPKTPEAKAGEHKAGEAKTADAKTAAKKKRTRSSKAKDKAKAAADANAALEARIGHGFADPNLLMQAITHVSALKSGRKRGDSYQRLEFLGDHVLGLVVSDMLYHAFPNADEGELSKRLAELVRKESCADVAKSLGLLDDIKLGSVGSSADARLRKSILGDICEAVIGAIFLDGGHAAADEFVKRNWTERMHKPRRPLRDPKTVLQEWAQGKGLPTPVYREVERTGPHHDPQFRVAVDLPGLAPAEGIGGSKRAAEKVAASVMIEREGVGGGNDG; encoded by the coding sequence ATGAAAGACGAAGCCAAGGACATCACGACCCAGCCGATCGAGGCGCAAGCCGCTCCTGAGGGCGAAGCTGCAACAAAGACGCTTGCGCCGAAGACCCCTGAAGCCAAAGCTGGTGAACACAAGGCTGGTGAAGCCAAGACCGCCGACGCCAAGACTGCCGCGAAGAAAAAGCGGACGCGGAGCAGCAAGGCCAAGGACAAGGCGAAGGCCGCGGCTGACGCGAATGCTGCGCTCGAGGCCCGCATCGGCCACGGCTTTGCCGATCCGAACCTGCTGATGCAGGCGATCACGCATGTCTCGGCGCTGAAGTCGGGACGCAAGCGCGGTGACAGCTATCAGCGGCTGGAGTTCCTCGGCGACCACGTGCTCGGGCTCGTCGTTTCCGACATGCTCTATCACGCCTTCCCGAACGCTGATGAGGGCGAGTTGTCCAAGCGGCTTGCCGAGCTCGTGCGCAAGGAAAGCTGCGCCGACGTCGCCAAGTCGCTCGGTCTGCTCGACGACATCAAGCTCGGCTCGGTCGGTTCCAGCGCCGATGCCCGTCTGCGCAAGTCCATTCTCGGCGACATCTGCGAGGCCGTGATCGGCGCGATCTTTCTCGATGGCGGCCATGCGGCGGCGGACGAGTTCGTCAAGCGCAACTGGACCGAGCGCATGCACAAGCCGCGCCGGCCCTTGCGCGATCCCAAGACCGTGCTGCAGGAATGGGCGCAGGGGAAGGGACTACCGACGCCTGTCTATCGCGAGGTCGAGCGCACCGGCCCGCATCACGATCCGCAGTTCCGCGTGGCGGTGGATCTGCCGGGACTGGCGCCGGCCGAAGGCATCGGCGGCAGCAAGCGCGCGGCGGAGAAAGTAGCAGCTTCAGTGATGATCGAACGTGAAGGCGTTGGCGGCGGCAATGACGGCTGA
- the era gene encoding GTPase Era, giving the protein MTAEASGEAPAATRCGFVALIGAPNVGKSTLVNALVGAKVTIVSRKVQTTRALIRGIVIENNAQIILVDTPGIFLPKRRLDRAMVSTAWSGAHDADLVCVLLDAKTGIDEEAEAILAKAASVNHDKILVINKVDLVQREKLLALAQAANERMKFVRTFMIAAISGDGVDDIRTTLAEMVPPGPYLYPEDQMSDAPMRQLAAEITREKIYQKLHQELPYQSTVETDKWEERKDKSVRIEQTIFVERESQRKIVLGKGGATIKSIGADSRKELMQILDAPVHLFLFVKVRENWGDDPDRYREMGLEFPRE; this is encoded by the coding sequence ATGACGGCTGAAGCAAGCGGTGAGGCGCCTGCCGCGACACGCTGCGGTTTCGTCGCGCTGATCGGCGCGCCCAACGTCGGCAAGTCCACGCTGGTCAATGCGCTGGTCGGGGCCAAGGTCACGATCGTCTCGCGCAAGGTGCAGACCACGCGCGCGCTGATCCGCGGCATCGTGATCGAGAACAACGCGCAGATCATCCTGGTCGACACGCCCGGCATCTTCCTGCCCAAGCGCCGGCTCGACCGCGCCATGGTCTCGACCGCCTGGAGCGGGGCGCATGACGCCGACCTCGTCTGCGTGCTGCTGGATGCCAAGACCGGGATCGACGAGGAAGCCGAGGCGATCCTGGCCAAGGCTGCCAGCGTCAACCACGACAAGATCCTGGTCATCAACAAGGTCGATCTGGTCCAGCGCGAGAAGCTGCTGGCGCTGGCGCAGGCCGCCAACGAACGGATGAAGTTCGTAAGAACCTTCATGATCGCGGCGATCTCGGGCGACGGCGTCGACGACATCCGCACCACGCTGGCCGAGATGGTACCGCCAGGTCCTTACCTCTATCCCGAGGACCAGATGTCGGACGCGCCGATGCGGCAACTGGCGGCCGAGATCACGCGCGAAAAGATCTATCAGAAGCTGCACCAGGAATTGCCCTACCAGTCCACGGTCGAGACCGACAAGTGGGAGGAGCGCAAGGACAAGTCGGTGCGGATCGAGCAGACGATCTTCGTGGAGCGCGAGAGCCAGCGCAAGATCGTGCTCGGCAAGGGCGGCGCCACCATCAAGTCGATCGGTGCGGACTCGCGCAAGGAGCTGATGCAGATCCTGGACGCGCCGGTGCATCTGTTCCTGTTCGTGAAGGTGCGCGAGAACTGGGGTGACGATCCCGATCGCTATCGCGAGATGGGCCTGGAATTTCCCAGGGAATAG
- the recO gene encoding DNA repair protein RecO yields MEWTDEGIVLGVRRHGESSAIVELLTRQHGRHLGLVRGGASSRLRPLLQPGNSVSAVWRARLDEHLGTYAIEGLKLRAATLLGSSHGVYGVTHLASIARLLPERDPHEEIFSLLEHSLDDFDDIGSAAVHLIHFELAMLAELGFGLALENCAVTGETTDLIYVSPKSGGAVSRGAGEPWRDRLLRLPPFLRHGEASHELTDEDIQDGFRLTGLFLLRHVLEPRGQGHSDARAGFINALIRQQAKAALPAP; encoded by the coding sequence ATGGAATGGACCGACGAAGGCATCGTGCTGGGCGTGCGGCGGCATGGCGAGAGCAGCGCCATCGTCGAGCTGCTGACGCGCCAGCATGGCCGGCATCTTGGTCTCGTGCGCGGCGGTGCCAGCTCGCGGCTGCGGCCGCTCCTGCAACCCGGCAACAGCGTCAGTGCGGTGTGGCGGGCGCGGCTCGACGAGCATCTCGGTACCTACGCGATCGAGGGACTGAAGCTGCGCGCCGCGACGCTGCTCGGATCGTCCCACGGGGTCTACGGCGTGACCCATCTCGCCTCGATTGCGCGGCTGCTGCCCGAGCGGGATCCGCACGAGGAGATATTCTCGCTGCTCGAACACTCGCTCGATGATTTCGACGACATCGGCAGCGCCGCCGTGCATCTCATCCATTTCGAGCTGGCCATGCTCGCCGAGCTTGGCTTCGGGCTTGCGCTGGAGAATTGCGCGGTGACGGGGGAGACCACGGACCTGATTTACGTCTCGCCGAAATCCGGCGGCGCGGTGTCGCGCGGCGCGGGCGAGCCTTGGCGCGACCGGCTGCTGCGGCTGCCGCCGTTCCTGCGTCATGGCGAAGCCTCGCATGAGCTCACTGACGAAGATATCCAGGACGGCTTTCGACTGACCGGCCTGTTCCTGCTGCGCCATGTGCTGGAACCGCGCGGGCAGGGCCATTCCGATGCGCGCGCCGGCTTCATCAATGCCCTGATCCGGCAGCAGGCCAAGGCGGCGCTTCCCGCGCCATGA
- the parC gene encoding DNA topoisomerase IV subunit A gives MGKRIVPPEEPAEIHDVPLREALEERYLAYALSTIMHRALPDARDGLKPVHRRILYGMRLLRLEPGVIPKKSAKIVGEVMGSYHPHGDQAIYDAMVRLAQDFSSRYPLVDGQGNFGNIDGDNPAAMRYTEARLTDVARLLLDGIDEDGVELKPTYDASGKEPVVLPGGFPNLLANGAQGIAVGMATSIPPHNAAELCDAALHLIEKPDAKSKALMKWVKGPDFPTGGICVDSKQAIAEAYTTGRGSFRVRARWQQEEGARGTWVVVVTEIPFLVQKSRMVEKIAELLDQKKLPLVGEVRDESAEDVRLVIEPKSKNVDPALMMESLFRLTELENKIPLNLNVLIKGRIPKVVGLAECLREWLDHLRDVLIRRTNYRKVQIENRLEVLGGFLIAFLNIDEVIRIIRNEDEPKPALMKRFKLTEVQAEAILNMRLRSLRKLEEMEIRTEDKNLRAELKGIDAVLASEAEQWKKVGEQVGKVRDMFGPKTPLGKRRTTFADAPEHDLAAMEEALVEREPVTVVVSDKGWIRTMKGHVEDLSGLAFKQDDKLGIAFFAETTSKLLLFATNGKFFSIDVAKLPGGRGHGEPIRQFIDLEPEAAPVTLFVNKGGRKFLVASHEGQGFVVSEDDCVGTTKKGKQVLNVDMPNEARAVTEVIGDTVAVIGENRKMLIFPLEQVPEMARGRGVRLQKYKDGGLSDVTVFEAKAGLTWKDSAGREFSATMKELAEWHGTRADAGRLPPKGFPKSNKFGKAIG, from the coding sequence ATGGGAAAACGAATCGTTCCGCCGGAAGAACCGGCTGAAATTCACGACGTACCGCTGCGCGAGGCGCTGGAAGAGCGCTACCTTGCGTACGCGCTTTCGACCATCATGCATCGCGCGCTCCCCGATGCGCGCGACGGCCTGAAGCCGGTGCACCGGCGCATCCTTTACGGCATGCGCCTGCTGCGGCTCGAGCCTGGCGTTATCCCTAAGAAGTCCGCGAAGATTGTCGGCGAGGTGATGGGCTCCTACCATCCTCATGGCGACCAGGCGATCTATGACGCCATGGTGCGCCTCGCGCAGGATTTCAGCTCGCGTTATCCACTCGTCGACGGCCAGGGCAATTTCGGCAATATCGACGGCGATAACCCGGCAGCCATGCGCTACACGGAAGCGCGCCTGACCGACGTGGCCCGCCTGCTTTTGGACGGGATCGATGAGGACGGCGTCGAGTTGAAGCCGACCTACGACGCCAGCGGCAAAGAGCCCGTTGTCTTGCCCGGCGGCTTCCCGAACCTGCTCGCCAATGGCGCGCAGGGCATCGCGGTCGGCATGGCGACCTCGATCCCGCCGCACAATGCAGCCGAGTTGTGCGACGCCGCGCTGCATCTGATCGAGAAGCCGGACGCCAAGTCCAAGGCGCTGATGAAATGGGTCAAGGGGCCCGATTTCCCGACCGGCGGCATCTGCGTCGATTCCAAGCAGGCGATCGCCGAAGCCTATACGACCGGCCGCGGCTCGTTCCGCGTCCGCGCCAGGTGGCAGCAGGAAGAGGGCGCGCGCGGCACTTGGGTCGTCGTCGTCACCGAGATCCCGTTCCTGGTGCAGAAGTCGCGCATGGTCGAGAAGATCGCCGAGTTGCTCGACCAGAAGAAGCTGCCACTAGTCGGCGAGGTGCGCGATGAATCCGCCGAGGACGTTCGCCTCGTCATCGAGCCGAAGTCGAAGAACGTCGATCCGGCGCTGATGATGGAATCATTGTTCCGGCTGACCGAGCTCGAAAACAAGATTCCGCTGAACCTCAACGTGCTGATCAAGGGCCGCATCCCGAAGGTGGTGGGGCTCGCGGAGTGCTTGCGCGAATGGCTCGACCATCTGCGCGACGTGCTGATACGTCGGACCAATTATCGCAAGGTGCAGATCGAGAACCGGCTCGAGGTGCTCGGCGGCTTCCTGATCGCGTTTCTGAACATCGACGAGGTGATCAGGATCATCCGCAACGAGGATGAGCCGAAGCCAGCGTTGATGAAGCGGTTCAAGCTCACCGAGGTGCAGGCCGAGGCCATCCTCAACATGCGCTTGCGCTCCTTGCGCAAGCTGGAAGAGATGGAGATACGCACCGAGGACAAGAATCTCCGTGCCGAGCTCAAGGGCATCGACGCGGTGCTCGCATCCGAAGCCGAGCAGTGGAAGAAGGTCGGCGAGCAGGTCGGCAAGGTCCGCGACATGTTCGGACCGAAGACGCCGCTCGGCAAGCGCCGCACCACTTTTGCGGACGCGCCCGAGCATGATCTCGCCGCGATGGAGGAAGCCCTCGTCGAGCGCGAGCCGGTGACCGTGGTCGTCTCCGACAAGGGCTGGATCCGCACCATGAAGGGGCATGTCGAGGATCTCTCGGGGCTCGCCTTCAAGCAGGACGATAAGCTCGGCATCGCCTTCTTCGCGGAAACGACGTCGAAGCTGCTGCTGTTCGCGACCAACGGAAAGTTCTTCTCGATCGACGTGGCGAAGCTGCCGGGCGGCCGCGGCCACGGCGAGCCGATCCGCCAGTTCATCGATCTCGAGCCGGAGGCAGCACCGGTCACGCTGTTCGTCAACAAGGGCGGGCGCAAATTCCTGGTCGCGAGCCACGAGGGCCAGGGCTTCGTCGTCAGCGAGGACGATTGTGTCGGCACCACCAAGAAGGGCAAGCAGGTTCTCAACGTGGACATGCCCAACGAGGCGCGCGCGGTTACCGAGGTGATCGGCGACACCGTCGCGGTCATCGGCGAGAACCGGAAGATGCTGATCTTCCCGCTCGAGCAGGTGCCGGAGATGGCGCGTGGCCGTGGCGTGCGCCTGCAGAAGTACAAGGACGGCGGCCTCTCCGACGTTACGGTCTTCGAGGCCAAGGCAGGCCTGACCTGGAAGGACTCTGCCGGCCGCGAATTTTCCGCGACCATGAAGGAGCTCGCGGAGTGGCACGGCACCCGCGCCGACGCCGGCCGTCTGCCGCCTAAGGGCTTCCCGAAGTCGAACAAGTTCGGCAAGGCGATCGGGTAG